The sequence below is a genomic window from Humulus lupulus chromosome 3, drHumLupu1.1, whole genome shotgun sequence.
ggatttgaatttaagttTGACTTATATTACTACTGTGAGTACAGTGAAAGTAATAGAAGAATCAGGGACATTTAGGCTCTAATCTTTTAGTCAAATGGTAGTGCCAGCTGAAAGTTCACATATCTGGAGGATGTAAGTGCCACTGGTCAAATGCATAATCTTCTAATTAGCCGGCAAGGATTATAAGTCATTATTTTCGCCCCATCTTTTTGtggttatatttatatatatataattatataaatatgcaTTAGGTAATTTGGCAAATACTTTTTCCTCTATTTGTTGTTCAGCTTTTCCATTGGGTTTTCAATATGTGTTAAAGCAGTTCTAACGTGAAACAATTTTATCCTGCAGAGCTTAAACTTCAGGAGCTGGTGGAGTTTTCTGATGATATTGGCAAATATTGGTTGCAGAGATATTTATTGTTTTCCAAATATGATGATGGTATAAAAATGGATGTGGAGGGATGGTTTTCAGTGACTCCAGAACCTATAGCTAGACATCAGGCCTTTCGTTGTGGTAATGGCGTTATAATTGACTGTTTCACAGGTGTTGGAGGAAATTCTATCCAATTCGCAAAGAGGTGAATATTATAATGATTTTATTTTGCAAATTATATTTAAAGTTTCTCTTGGATGAAGTTGATGATTGGTATTGTGATGACAGACTTGGGCTATGTAGGATTGGATAATATGGGTTAGGGTCCATTTGGTACGTAGGATTCGAATAAACTTAATAATATTATGTGTTTGGTGTTGACATGGATAAATATTAtacattttaaattaatttattttaactatttaattatttacaTTTTAATTTAGGGATATTTGTGGCATACATGCCTAATGTTTTACACAGTTAAATACTGATTTTGGTAATTTAGATATTTTTAAAATCTGTATTAatttaaaatgtttttttaatttattttctaatttaaaatattttaaaatgtgaAATGGGCTAAATACAGAGTGACAAATGTCTGCTTAGTCAACATGCTTAACTGTTCCAACACAGGAGGTACAAACAAAAGCAATGTTTTAGCAACTTTATGTATTTTTTGATTAGAGAAAAAATATtaggtatttatctttaacatatattgaacattgagtatttttgctgtaacaataaaagattagatatttaattgtaATACGTGCGAAACATTAGGTATTTAACCTGCAAATACCCTTTTAATTTACTTTTCTCTTAGTttaattaaaaaagaataaaatactttaATGTTAATATATTAGCAATGTAACTTGTAATTAGAGTAGGGCCCACTATTCTTGAGTGCGAGATTAGTAATTCCACACTTTTGGTGCGATAAATAATTCCACTTGTTTGGCTAAAACCTTAACAAACATGCACCATACGAATTATAAAATCTATAGATGTTTGGATGTCTTCATGTGAGTTATAGGTACATAAATACATGCACAGGCGAAAAGATGTATTTACATATATACTAGatatacaagcaacgtgcaatatgcacgtttgcttaattttatttatagagtttagtaattatttttattaaatttatattaatgtcataaattttaaataaatatcctattttaattaaataatttatttatttttgtttaagtttatgtttgttatagtttctgaatttgggagtgacaacaagagattatatattatatgtttaatgtaatattatatattatacgtgaattttaaatttaagtttcctggtagttttttaaaaaaaacaatttgttgctaattgacaatagattatattacatgtttaatatgatattattctaataaacgagttttatttaagttataaaacgtataattttattatttttaaataattatcattgtaaaatatctaaaaaaaaaaagattatattttaatttgtttaattatttattatttttaaataattatcattgtaaaatatctaaaaaaatatccgattttaattttttattttattttatttaaatttaagtgattacaaattaccgttaaatataagaatattctcttaaagttaagaatattttgttaaagttaacattaaaaaagataaaaattccttaaaaccaagaatttcctcATTCTACACACTTAATTTCCTCattctacacacttattatatagaagagatgttTGTATTTATATGTACTTTGTCTATTGGATGACATTTCAGGAGCAAACATGTAATTGCAATTGATATTGATTCAAAGAAGATTGAATATGCCCACCATAATGCTGTAGTCTATGGAGTTGAAGACCGAATAGATTTCATCAAAGGAGATTTTTTTCTTTTGGCCCCAATGTTGAAGGTACTGAAGCTTCTCTTTTGCGTTTACAAATTTGGGTTGTCCTTTAGATGGTGTGGCCTGAAAAACATTCAGTTATGGCCCTTAGTTACACCCTCCGTTACTGCCTCCCCACTCCTTTTGTCTTCTTTGAATTAAGATTGTCTGATTATTATGCTTCCAAATTATAAATGATCAAATAATATTCTAAGGCTTTTTGTATATTGCCTTTTTAGATTTTTTGATAAAAAGGTTAGGTATTGGAAACAAAGAAAGTTTTGATGCTAACAGGTCTGACGATTGTTTGAGGTTATGATTAATCTTTTATCTCTGGCTCATGCATGTACCTATGAGGTCTGAttggattttctattttttatagTGACATGTTCCTTGGCTGCAGGCAGATACAGTCTTCTTGTCACCTCCATGGGGTGGACCTGATTATGCTAAAGTAGATTCATATGATATTAAGACAATGCTTAAGCCACGTGATGGGTATGTTAGACatcattttattttgtaaataagTGAATGATCAACTCTTCTTTTTTGCCCCTAGTTTAACTCTACTATGTGCATCTGCAGATATTTTCTATTTAACACTGCAAAGAAAATTGCTCCCAAACTTGTCATGTTTCTCCCAAAAAATGTTGATCTAAACCAATTGGCAGAGCTGTCATTATTAGCCAATCCGCCGTGGTCACTAGAGGTATGTTTTAAACTTAGAGAACAAGTCGAAGTGCCTTTTGGTTGGTATCTTGTGTAAAGAATGCTCAAAGCTTTTTCTTATTAAAAAGAGTAAAAATAAAAGCCTTCAAAGTTTGCTCTAAATTGATTAGTTTAAAAAAGTAAACAATGATGCATTTATGAATACCAATTGGATAGAGCTGAGAATTTCCATGCAACTTTTATGTGGAAGTTTCATTTTCatccttgagttcagctggtgcAGAAGGTCTTTCATACTCGTCTATTTCATTCTTTATAATTGCATTTTTTTCTTACTatggtgtaattttttttttattattaactgTAATTTGTCTTGATGGGTCTCCTTATGTATGTTTGTGTTAGGGAGGATTAAGTGCTTATGAGGACAAGCATGTAGCTATTTTTTGATACTAACCTTAGAATATTAAGAGGCAGGAAACTTAGCAGTAGATAACTCTATCTGAGTAATCAAACCCTAGACCTCATCTGACCACTTGGGCGACATTAGCAGTTTAGGTTTATGTTATTTATGGCCTAAAGTTTAGGGGCCCATGTCTTTTTGTTCGATGTCATTTGACAGTTTGTATATCTCAATTATGATCTGAGTCCTGATATTGTATTTTAGCTTATTTATGCATATTCACTATGCTTCTATTCTATATCTAACTGTCAAATTATTTGGTGTCAGGTCGAGAAGAACTTTGTAAATGGCAAGATTAAGGCCATAACAGCTTACTTCAGTGATACAACAATTACAAGATGATAAATCAGTTGCACTCATCTTTATTGCTGAAAGAGAAGCGGTCCTTAACTTTTTGAGGATATGGAGCAGTTTTAGAAGTAGTGATATGGTAAAGGAATGTAGAACTTGGTAAGCCTTTGTATTATATATACCTACCACTATATTTGGGTTAAAAATCTTGTCCATGCCTAGCGTGAAAACATGCATGAATTAGTTACTTGTGTATGGTAGaaatttgtctttttttttttgcagctaGACTCTGGTCAAATCATTTATGTTTCTCAATAGCTAGATATTAAGGGAAATGCAAGGTTTTTTCCTCGAGAAAATGAATTGAGTTGGGGATTTTGTGATAATGGCTGTttttgaagaaaaagaagaaaaatttaATGGATAACTGAATATTTTGAAATACATGGTATAGTTCAGTTATTAATTGGACACCACCCATGAGACAGAGTTGATTCATTTTTATGTTTGATTAAATAGATAGGCCGAATTTTCAACGGAAGTGAAACCTGTGGATCAGAGTCTTATTGGAAAAAGTGGATACACCAATTGCCTATTTAGCTATATAAATATTTCTGCATTGCACATATTGGAGATAAAGGGTATATCAGATATGGCTGGTTCTAGGAGAAAAGTAGTTAGGgttaatattttttttgataTCACGTTATTTTAATTCTATTGTAAGTCTTCGTCTCTTAGCTTTCAGCTGTAATATGTCGTTTTAAATGCACTACTGATTTCTCTTCAGCCGCCCAAGTGGAGTTTATTGATCCTGTAATTACATTGGTCTCTGCCTATTTTAGTTTTTTCTTGGAATATTCTTTAAATGATACTCTGTATTGTACATTTTTTTATATGTACTCTTGCATCAATTTCAATTCTGTTGCATGCGAGTTGTGGCATTTCCTTTCGAAGTGTTAATTTATTTATAGAAAATTTGTATTTCTATTTGGAAGAATTACAACCCATCTGCGgtataaaactaaaataaaaaaagtcaAACTTAATAGAGGAGTTGATACCGTGTATCATTACTTCTTTCCATTAAGTCATTTGCAATTGAGTACCAATTTGTTTGACCACCTTTAAGTTTCTTAAGATTTGTACTATCCGAATGACAAATCACATCTAATGTATTTGTGTTAAATAGAGCGTTGAGTCGTTGACTACTAAGAAGATGCAGCTTCAGCACTGTTGGTTGTATGATCCAACTGTTGAGAAAAAAGTATGATCCAActgttgagaaaaaaaaaatacagagaACTGAAAGTCTACCTCAGTCTCAGTAAGTTTGTATTCCATCTGTACACATAAGGTATCTATTGTTATTCTGTAGTTTACTGAATTGTAATCGTAGTTGGATTATCTAATTTGAGTTAATGCTTTtcctataattttttattttagtgaATCATTGCTACTGATTCCCAAGAAATACTTGGGTGAAAAAGGAGAAACTTGACAGTTAATCAGCATATGTTATTGTTATGGGGTGTATTAGACACCACTAATTTATTTGATTTGGTAATCAGTACAACAATCATACTTGTATATTGGGATTGCTGGAGCTGACTCAAGCTAGAACTGGGGTTCATCTCATATAGGTTGAGGGCCAACCTAACCTGAACAAACACAGTTCTGCATTATCTAATTTTGATACGCTTTAGATTGGAACCCTTTGTTGTCAAATACCAAGGTAAACAAAATCTGATTCATGCACTGACGTTTGTAGTTAATGGCTGTTTCAGATCCATAAATTCTGGTATGTTACAAGGATTATTCTTAGCAGAACGTTGAATTGGGCTAGTtttgaatatatacatttttttaatatagaTGCATTTGCTGTATTTTATTAATCATGAAATATGAGGGGTGGTCACTTTTTCTTTTACTATTCAACTTCTTGATACAGAAGTCGTTGAACTTTGTAGTTGAGAGGAGAGCATCATTTCGCACATGACAATTGGAATTGGATGTTTAGAgggaattattattattatttgaaatagTGACTAAATCACCAAGAAAGAAATGAAGA
It includes:
- the LOC133822323 gene encoding uncharacterized protein LOC133822323 isoform X6; protein product: MVYWDSYYLRNYFYNIKTQTSTWDPPKGMEHLAICDIMDKSNESVAELTGMDANPEINVADFYMLQNKIDSAKQTMNNFVMHDELSEGGGVTACNSVPATKVSITFSNIKDSEEFDDTNGTLKHGSKEWLFSDSQEHIISCIHSGDVVPAIQVCTQHGTSMAKRKKKVRRTRNQKKISNEIKELKLQELVEFSDDIGKYWLQRYLLFSKYDDGIKMDVEGWFSVTPEPIARHQAFRCGNGVIIDCFTGVGGNSIQFAKRSKHVIAIDIDSKKIEYAHHNAVVYGVEDRIDFIKGDFFLLAPMLKADTVFLSPPWGGPDYAKVDSYDIKTMLKPRDGYFLFNTAKKIAPKLVMFLPKNVDLNQLAELSLLANPPWSLEVEKNFVNGKIKAITAYFSDTTITR